One window of Phycisphaeraceae bacterium genomic DNA carries:
- a CDS encoding sugar ABC transporter permease, with the protein MSASVAAIPAGAPSGVGNLSGGVRSRARAGSGGRLAPWLFLSPFLACFALFTLYPLVQSVVLSMQTTFGPGATKFVGLSNFRGLMHDPLFWIALKNTAVYTLGSLLIQLPIALGLALVLETPGLRGRGWIRLLLFSPSMVGVVFAAMMFALIFEKQTGLANQGLHSLLSPLGIDWSLDFGWLQQHVMSALILASLWMYVGFNMTFFSAALQNVRKDLIEAAVVDGAGPLRRFWTVTIPAIRPVAGFVVLMSVIGSFQLFELPFIMFNNTGGPDNRALTIVLYLFQNGFETGDLGYASAIGWALAVILVVCAAFQRLTARGEEAAA; encoded by the coding sequence ATGAGCGCTTCGGTTGCTGCGATTCCGGCCGGCGCGCCCAGCGGTGTCGGGAACTTGAGCGGCGGTGTGAGAAGCCGCGCGCGGGCTGGAAGCGGCGGACGGCTGGCGCCGTGGCTGTTTTTGTCGCCGTTTCTCGCTTGCTTTGCGCTGTTCACGCTGTATCCGCTGGTGCAGTCGGTGGTGCTTTCGATGCAGACCACGTTCGGGCCGGGCGCGACGAAGTTTGTCGGGCTCTCCAATTTTCGCGGCCTGATGCACGATCCGCTTTTCTGGATCGCGCTCAAGAACACGGCGGTTTATACGCTCGGATCGCTGCTGATTCAGCTGCCGATCGCGCTCGGGCTGGCGCTGGTGCTCGAGACGCCGGGCCTTCGCGGGCGCGGTTGGATCAGGCTGCTGTTGTTCTCGCCGTCGATGGTCGGCGTGGTGTTCGCGGCGATGATGTTCGCGCTGATCTTCGAGAAGCAGACGGGGCTGGCGAATCAGGGGTTGCACTCGCTGCTCTCGCCGCTGGGCATCGATTGGAGTCTTGATTTCGGCTGGCTGCAGCAGCACGTGATGAGCGCGCTGATCCTGGCGAGCTTGTGGATGTATGTCGGATTCAACATGACGTTCTTCTCGGCGGCGCTTCAGAATGTGCGGAAGGACCTGATCGAAGCGGCGGTTGTGGATGGGGCCGGGCCGCTGCGAAGATTCTGGACTGTGACGATCCCGGCGATCCGGCCGGTGGCGGGATTTGTGGTGCTGATGAGCGTGATCGGGAGTTTCCAGCTGTTCGAATTGCCGTTCATCATGTTCAACAACACGGGGGGACCGGACAATCGCGCGCTGACGATTGTGCTGTATCTGTTCCAGAACGGGTTTGAGACCGGCGACCTTGGATACGCGAGCGCAATCGGCTGGGCGCTCGCGGTGATCCTGGTCGTGTGCGCGGCGTTTCAGCGATTGACCGCGCGCGGAGAGGAGGCCGCGGCATGA
- the cyoE gene encoding heme o synthase, which translates to MSRTRAGLFAAIIEAGKPGITRMVTITSLVGFVLSAIGRSAGWAELGLLVAGCLVGTALSSLGANTLNEWLERDRDALMPRTAHRPLPQQRISPRIALIAGLVESALGMIVLALAANVWAALVSLACIITYVAIYTPMKLKSPVSVLIGAIPGALPPLIGWAAAGGNSGAPTLLQPGGWSLFTLMFVWQIPHFMAIAWMYRADYSLGGFRVLAAEDPTGVRTARNMIGWAIVLLPATLMPVWAMPGRVGAVYGACALISGVAFLWLTIGFGRLRTRDAARRVFFASIAHLPLLLMILVGEALVRRFIL; encoded by the coding sequence GTGAGTCGAACTCGCGCGGGGCTCTTTGCGGCCATCATCGAAGCGGGGAAGCCGGGCATCACCCGGATGGTGACGATCACATCGCTGGTTGGCTTTGTGCTTTCAGCGATCGGGCGGAGCGCCGGTTGGGCTGAGCTTGGGTTGCTCGTCGCCGGCTGCCTCGTCGGCACGGCGCTTTCTTCGCTCGGCGCGAACACCCTGAACGAATGGCTCGAGCGCGATCGGGATGCGCTCATGCCGCGGACGGCGCACCGGCCGCTGCCGCAGCAACGGATTTCTCCGCGGATCGCGCTGATCGCCGGCTTGGTTGAGTCCGCGCTCGGGATGATCGTGCTGGCGCTCGCGGCAAATGTCTGGGCGGCGCTGGTTTCGCTCGCGTGCATCATCACCTACGTCGCGATCTACACGCCGATGAAACTGAAATCGCCGGTGTCGGTGCTGATCGGAGCGATTCCGGGCGCGCTGCCGCCTCTGATCGGGTGGGCTGCGGCGGGAGGAAATTCGGGCGCGCCGACGCTTCTGCAGCCGGGCGGGTGGTCGCTTTTCACGCTGATGTTTGTGTGGCAGATCCCCCACTTCATGGCGATCGCCTGGATGTATCGGGCGGACTATTCGCTCGGCGGGTTTCGCGTGCTCGCGGCGGAAGACCCGACGGGCGTGCGAACGGCCCGCAACATGATCGGCTGGGCGATCGTGCTGCTTCCCGCAACGCTGATGCCGGTCTGGGCAATGCCGGGGCGCGTAGGGGCGGTGTACGGCGCGTGCGCGCTGATTTCGGGTGTCGCGTTTCTCTGGCTCACGATCGGATTCGGTCGTTTGCGAACGCGCGACGCGGCGCGACGGGTCTTCTTTGCGTCGATCGCGCACTTGCCCCTGCTGCTGATGATCCTGGTCGGCGAAGCGCTGGTGCGGCGATTCATTCTCTAG
- a CDS encoding carbohydrate ABC transporter permease, producing MSLRVSRLFAWIWTRGILLIAGIITLIPFFWLLASSFKSNEEFFRSTFLPVEGGRIVWERLTTDPFKRLFQELNFSNSLTNSVFLSSVTGVVATLCCAMGGYSLAKFRFKGRGFCTALVLAAVLIPAPLIIAPTYQLLYRMDLLDSFAGLILPALAPAFGVFLFRQAIVSGVPNDLLEAARIDGAGEWRTFVTVVLPLVRPMIGTFLMVTFLAMWNNFIAPQVVLQDPSKFPLSVAVAELRRGYYNDYGLQMAGTIVSILPVMALFLVMQKDFVSGLTSGAVKA from the coding sequence ATGAGCCTGCGTGTCTCACGCCTTTTCGCCTGGATCTGGACGCGTGGCATCCTGCTGATCGCCGGGATCATCACGCTGATCCCGTTCTTCTGGCTGCTCGCATCGAGCTTCAAGAGCAATGAGGAGTTTTTCCGTTCGACGTTCCTGCCGGTGGAGGGCGGACGGATCGTCTGGGAGCGGCTGACGACCGATCCGTTCAAGCGGCTGTTCCAGGAGTTGAACTTCTCGAACAGCCTGACGAATTCGGTTTTTCTGTCGTCGGTCACTGGTGTCGTCGCGACTTTGTGCTGCGCGATGGGCGGGTATTCGCTGGCGAAATTCCGGTTCAAGGGGCGGGGATTCTGCACGGCTCTGGTTCTGGCGGCGGTCTTGATCCCGGCGCCGCTCATCATCGCGCCGACGTATCAGCTTCTCTATCGCATGGATTTGCTGGACTCGTTCGCGGGGTTGATCTTGCCCGCGCTCGCGCCGGCGTTCGGCGTATTCCTTTTCCGCCAGGCAATCGTGTCGGGTGTGCCGAATGATCTGCTCGAGGCGGCGCGGATCGACGGCGCGGGCGAGTGGCGGACGTTTGTCACGGTTGTGCTGCCGCTGGTGCGCCCGATGATCGGGACGTTCTTGATGGTGACGTTCCTGGCGATGTGGAACAACTTCATTGCGCCGCAGGTTGTGCTGCAGGATCCGTCGAAATTTCCGCTTTCGGTTGCGGTCGCCGAACTTCGGCGCGGGTATTACAACGACTACGGGCTTCAGATGGCGGGCACGATCGTCTCGATCCTGCCTGTCATGGCTTTGTTCCTGGTGATGCAGAAGGACTTTGTTTCGGGCCTCACGTCGGGCGCGGTCAAGGCTTGA
- a CDS encoding carbohydrate ABC transporter substrate-binding protein produces MREQRDRLAGFLPEWLPPGAAIVGALAVLSTCVLLAGAARATPNEKSMWTFARPHYLMYEPRVEAWNKSGKTPFDLRLLSLPAMERRMMAAFLGDVPSADVLEVERRGVSRTFGGPVESVGFYDLTDRLEKEGLLEEINAPSFSPWTTRGRIFGLPHDVHPVMLGYRADLVEAAGIDVSKIETWEDFARVMKPLMADTDHDGKPDRYLLNMWETNQDHLEVLLLQAGGGFFDENEKPTLDSAINVHILATIVTWLAGPNRIAADAPNFTAAGNKLKADGYVVASFFPDWMGDIWKHEIPSLSGKMKLMPLPAWERGGRRTSVWGGTMLGIPKTAVKSPKDFETLWSFCKELYISDQFMRDLYREGGIVTPVKKYWTDPIFDEPNAYFSGQPAGRLYIDLAPAVPMRNSSPYNTFAMYRVVDALVQMTEEARATGRYDMQALEARARVFLGEAQRQVENVLKRNVFLESSEGGAS; encoded by the coding sequence ATGAGGGAGCAACGGGACAGACTCGCAGGTTTCCTTCCCGAGTGGCTGCCGCCGGGCGCCGCGATCGTCGGCGCATTGGCGGTCTTGAGCACGTGCGTGCTGCTGGCGGGGGCGGCGCGAGCGACGCCGAATGAGAAGTCGATGTGGACGTTTGCACGTCCTCATTACTTGATGTACGAGCCGCGCGTGGAAGCATGGAACAAATCGGGGAAAACTCCGTTTGATCTGCGGCTGCTCAGTCTGCCGGCGATGGAGCGGCGGATGATGGCGGCGTTTCTCGGCGATGTGCCTTCGGCGGATGTGCTGGAGGTGGAGCGGCGCGGCGTGTCGAGGACGTTTGGCGGGCCGGTCGAGAGCGTGGGGTTCTACGACCTGACCGATCGACTCGAAAAAGAAGGATTGCTGGAAGAGATCAACGCGCCGAGTTTCAGCCCGTGGACCACGCGCGGGCGCATTTTCGGGTTGCCGCACGATGTGCATCCGGTGATGTTGGGGTATCGAGCGGACCTGGTCGAGGCGGCGGGGATCGATGTTTCGAAGATCGAAACGTGGGAAGACTTCGCGCGGGTGATGAAGCCGCTGATGGCCGATACGGATCACGACGGCAAGCCCGACCGGTATCTGCTCAACATGTGGGAAACGAACCAGGATCACCTGGAGGTTTTGCTCCTGCAGGCGGGTGGCGGATTTTTCGATGAGAACGAGAAGCCGACGCTGGACAGCGCGATCAACGTGCACATCCTGGCGACGATCGTGACGTGGCTGGCGGGGCCGAACCGGATTGCCGCGGACGCACCGAACTTCACGGCGGCGGGGAACAAGCTGAAAGCAGACGGGTATGTGGTGGCGTCGTTCTTCCCGGATTGGATGGGCGATATCTGGAAGCACGAGATCCCGAGCTTGAGCGGGAAGATGAAGCTGATGCCGCTGCCCGCGTGGGAAAGGGGCGGCAGGCGGACGAGCGTCTGGGGCGGGACGATGCTGGGCATCCCGAAGACGGCGGTGAAGAGCCCGAAGGATTTCGAGACGCTCTGGTCGTTCTGCAAGGAGCTGTACATCTCGGATCAGTTCATGCGGGATTTGTATCGCGAGGGCGGGATCGTGACGCCGGTGAAGAAGTACTGGACGGACCCGATCTTCGATGAGCCGAACGCTTATTTCTCGGGGCAGCCGGCGGGGAGGCTGTACATCGATCTCGCGCCGGCGGTGCCGATGCGGAACAGTTCGCCGTACAACACGTTCGCGATGTATCGCGTGGTGGATGCGCTGGTGCAGATGACGGAGGAGGCGCGTGCGACGGGGCGGTATGACATGCAGGCGCTGGAGGCTCGCGCGCGGGTGTTTCTGGGCGAGGCGCAGCGGCAGGTCGAGAACGTGCTGAAGCGGAACGTGTTTTTGGAATCGAGCGAAGGGGGCGCATCATGA
- a CDS encoding family 16 glycosylhydrolase: protein MRASNLLFVLAGVLPAGVCIAQELPGWKLTWSDEFNGTAVDTTKWKIINLAPNKNNEQEYYHPSHVSVANGLLTLKSTNQSTGGRPYTSGSVESVNKFFQLYGRFEGRMKMPKTQGIWPAFWLLPNPSGWPPEIDIMELLGHDPDTVYFSNHWGVWPTNSHQTTSYSGPDFAAGFHTFAVDWWPDRMEWYIDGFRRATHTQAVPNSAFFIILNTAVGGDWPGYPNGSTVFPQYFDIDYVRVYQPAYVNPGFESRGPNNTTLFGWTGFGNRFYDGALGYAGASSVKLFGNFSGSYNTSGVYQEVNVTPGKWYKVSGQWYTPSNDRIAGANTTSLILEWYTAGGALISTNSNPAIDATTPVNQWFKSQTQGFAPPNAAKVRFVVSFQQPAMAAGSSRTDEIDFREGTCPTDTNADGMTDDTDFVNFAAAYDQLVCGMVCPADFNGDTIVDDADFVLFVASYNDLLCP from the coding sequence ATGAGAGCGTCCAATCTGTTGTTTGTGCTCGCCGGTGTTTTGCCCGCGGGCGTGTGCATCGCGCAGGAACTCCCGGGGTGGAAACTGACCTGGTCTGATGAATTCAACGGCACGGCGGTGGACACGACCAAATGGAAGATCATCAACCTCGCGCCGAACAAGAACAACGAGCAGGAGTACTACCACCCGAGCCACGTGAGCGTGGCGAACGGTCTGCTCACGCTGAAGTCGACGAATCAATCGACGGGCGGGCGGCCGTACACATCGGGCTCGGTCGAATCGGTGAACAAGTTTTTTCAGCTGTACGGGCGCTTTGAAGGCCGCATGAAGATGCCCAAGACGCAGGGAATCTGGCCGGCGTTCTGGCTGCTGCCGAATCCGTCGGGCTGGCCGCCGGAAATCGACATCATGGAATTGCTCGGACACGACCCCGACACGGTCTACTTCAGCAACCACTGGGGCGTTTGGCCGACGAACTCGCACCAGACAACGAGCTACAGCGGGCCGGATTTCGCGGCGGGGTTCCACACCTTCGCCGTGGATTGGTGGCCGGATCGCATGGAGTGGTACATCGACGGATTCCGGCGCGCCACCCATACGCAGGCTGTCCCGAATTCGGCGTTCTTCATCATTCTGAACACGGCAGTGGGCGGCGACTGGCCGGGCTATCCGAACGGTTCGACGGTTTTTCCGCAGTATTTCGACATCGACTATGTGCGCGTCTATCAACCCGCGTATGTCAATCCCGGCTTTGAATCCCGCGGGCCGAACAACACGACGCTGTTTGGCTGGACGGGTTTCGGCAATCGTTTCTACGACGGCGCGCTTGGATATGCCGGCGCGAGTTCGGTCAAGCTCTTCGGCAACTTCAGCGGGAGTTATAACACTTCCGGCGTGTATCAGGAGGTGAACGTCACGCCCGGCAAGTGGTACAAAGTTTCGGGTCAGTGGTACACGCCTTCGAACGATCGGATCGCGGGCGCGAACACGACTTCCTTGATCCTCGAGTGGTACACCGCGGGCGGCGCGCTGATCTCGACCAACTCGAACCCGGCCATTGATGCAACGACGCCGGTGAACCAGTGGTTCAAGAGTCAGACGCAGGGCTTCGCGCCGCCGAATGCCGCCAAGGTACGGTTTGTCGTTTCGTTCCAGCAACCGGCGATGGCCGCGGGGTCTTCACGCACCGACGAGATCGACTTCCGCGAAGGGACTTGCCCGACGGACACGAACGCCGACGGGATGACGGACGACACGGACTTCGTGAACTTCGCGGCGGCGTACGACCAGCTCGTTTGCGGGATGGTCTGCCCGGCGGATTTCAACGGGGACACGATCGTGGACGACGCGGACTTTGTGCTTTTCGTCGCGTCGTACAACGATCTGTTGTGTCCGTAA
- the tilS gene encoding tRNA lysidine(34) synthetase TilS, which produces MLDASRPTPPAKSDPTVHAIVSEWRRLTGGKAVRDADRRTLIACSGGADSSALVLSLARHPESVAVAHVVHDMRPAPESAACLLSARRLAEGLGLPFVSVDIAAKVEGGNYEAAARRLRYQALTRLAQQSGCRYIATAHHADEQLETILLRLLRGAGPRGFAGIHAKRRLLTGVTLIRPMLGMSREQARELCRACGWQWSEDASNADISRRRAAMRANVLPSLLAIEPGAAKKAAEASRLALLAADHLDRAARALVSGAAAGEPGTFDRERLRAADRIVLLTWLRGMDREAPLRVLESIALAIRSSSGEPREWKLRICTLRLERARVIIRSNS; this is translated from the coding sequence GTGCTCGATGCGAGCCGTCCAACCCCGCCCGCCAAGTCCGACCCAACGGTCCATGCCATCGTCTCGGAGTGGCGACGCCTGACCGGGGGAAAGGCGGTCCGCGACGCCGACCGTCGGACCCTCATCGCCTGCTCAGGTGGGGCGGATTCCTCGGCACTCGTCCTTTCCCTCGCCAGACATCCGGAAAGCGTGGCCGTCGCGCACGTGGTGCACGACATGCGGCCCGCCCCAGAGTCCGCGGCTTGCCTCCTTTCGGCGCGCCGGCTGGCCGAGGGTTTGGGCCTGCCGTTTGTTTCGGTCGACATCGCCGCCAAGGTCGAAGGGGGCAACTACGAGGCCGCGGCAAGGAGGCTTCGGTACCAAGCGCTCACAAGGCTCGCGCAACAAAGCGGCTGCCGGTACATCGCGACCGCGCACCACGCCGATGAGCAACTCGAAACGATTTTGCTCCGGCTACTGCGCGGCGCCGGTCCAAGAGGTTTCGCCGGAATTCACGCGAAGCGCAGACTTCTGACTGGCGTGACGCTGATCCGGCCGATGCTGGGCATGTCGCGCGAGCAGGCTCGCGAGCTCTGCCGCGCATGCGGGTGGCAATGGTCCGAAGATGCGTCGAATGCCGACATCTCGCGCCGGCGCGCCGCAATGCGCGCAAATGTGCTGCCGTCTCTGTTGGCGATCGAACCGGGCGCGGCCAAAAAAGCGGCGGAAGCGTCACGCCTGGCTCTTCTCGCGGCAGATCATCTCGATCGCGCCGCAAGAGCGCTCGTATCCGGCGCCGCTGCGGGCGAACCGGGGACGTTCGATCGAGAACGCTTGCGTGCAGCCGATCGCATCGTCCTGTTGACCTGGCTGCGCGGAATGGATCGCGAAGCTCCGCTCCGAGTGCTCGAGTCCATCGCACTTGCGATCAGGTCTTCCAGTGGCGAGCCGCGCGAATGGAAACTCCGAATCTGCACGCTGCGGCTCGAACGCGCGCGTGTGATCATCCGATCGAATTCGTAA
- a CDS encoding endonuclease/exonuclease/phosphatase family protein — protein sequence MQRMILVASLVVALCRCALASIDAPMTVRIATFNIEDVREEDVARNDNPRLKAIAEVIQRIAPNIIFLNEIAYDMPGAPGFKEGDAPGQNAARFVENYLSTAQAPGLTPIKYRAFMAPVNTGLFSGFDLDNDGKVVDAYPMPPGTKPDGTPGGQTPEGRAYGNDCFGFGTFPGQYGMALLVDERLTIDEANIRTFQKLPWDYVTGNFLPMNADGTPWYSNEEKAVMRLSSKSHWDVPVRLPNGSELHVFCSHPTPPVFDGPEDRNGKRNHDEIRFWMDYLSNEPYIVDDNAKYGGYASDAPFVIVGDMNADPKKGDSFKNPMFKLLGARRLARGVTPSSEIEVANLEPTDTSLFKMRVDYVLPSKDLKVVQSGIWRALPAAVGTGGKFPSDHFPVWVDVIVPPGKK from the coding sequence ATGCAAAGGATGATTCTGGTCGCCTCGCTCGTCGTTGCATTGTGTCGCTGCGCGCTGGCGAGCATCGATGCGCCGATGACGGTGCGCATCGCCACGTTCAACATCGAGGACGTGCGCGAGGAGGATGTTGCGCGCAACGACAACCCGCGATTGAAGGCGATCGCGGAAGTGATTCAGCGGATCGCACCGAACATCATTTTCCTGAACGAGATCGCCTACGACATGCCCGGTGCGCCGGGATTCAAGGAAGGCGACGCGCCCGGTCAGAACGCGGCACGGTTTGTCGAGAACTATCTGAGCACGGCGCAGGCGCCGGGGCTGACGCCGATCAAGTACAGGGCCTTCATGGCGCCGGTGAATACGGGGTTGTTCAGCGGTTTCGATCTCGACAACGACGGCAAAGTCGTGGATGCGTACCCGATGCCGCCGGGGACCAAGCCGGACGGCACTCCGGGCGGGCAGACTCCGGAGGGTCGGGCGTACGGAAACGACTGCTTCGGATTCGGAACGTTCCCGGGGCAGTACGGGATGGCGCTGCTCGTCGATGAGCGGCTGACGATTGATGAGGCGAACATCCGCACGTTTCAGAAACTGCCGTGGGACTACGTCACCGGAAATTTCTTGCCGATGAATGCGGACGGCACGCCGTGGTATTCGAACGAAGAAAAAGCCGTGATGCGGCTGAGCAGCAAGAGTCACTGGGATGTGCCGGTGAGACTGCCGAACGGTTCGGAGTTGCACGTCTTTTGCAGCCATCCGACGCCGCCGGTCTTTGACGGCCCGGAAGACCGCAACGGGAAGCGCAACCACGATGAGATCCGATTCTGGATGGATTACCTTTCGAATGAACCGTACATCGTGGACGACAACGCGAAGTACGGTGGGTATGCGAGCGATGCGCCGTTCGTGATCGTCGGCGACATGAACGCCGACCCGAAAAAGGGCGACAGTTTCAAGAACCCGATGTTCAAATTGCTCGGGGCACGCCGATTGGCACGCGGAGTCACGCCGTCTTCGGAGATCGAAGTTGCCAATCTCGAGCCCACCGATACCTCGTTGTTCAAAATGCGGGTGGACTACGTGCTGCCTTCGAAGGACTTGAAGGTTGTGCAGAGCGGAATCTGGCGGGCGCTGCCGGCGGCCGTCGGCACCGGGGGGAAATTCCCGAGCGATCACTTTCCTGTTTGGGTGGATGTGATCGTGCCGCCGGGGAAGAAATGA
- a CDS encoding beta-glucosidase has translation MFGEGFVWGAGSSSYQIEGAFAQDGRGLSIWDTLCRRPGAIHNGETGDVACDHYNRMSEDVALMGRVGLQAYRFSVAWPRVLPLGIGKVNEAGLAFYDRLVDALLEANIQPWLTLYHWDLPQALFDRGGWLSPEIPAWFAEYTRVMVDRLGDRVRHWITINEPQIFVGLGYRDGKHAPALKLSIREQLTAAHNVLLAHGRSVQVIRERTKKPVQIGWAPIGRVEYPISETADEIEAARRSTFALREPGFWNNTWFGDPVCLGHYPEDGVKLYRKDMPRIEKGDMETIHQPIDFYGVNVYSGVPVKIGANGNAEIVPWAPGVPTSTMRWPVAPKALYWGPRFLHERYKLPIVITENGMANLDWIASDGRVHDPQRIDYTRSHLLEFERAGADGVPVGGYFHWAILDNFEWAEGYKERFGLIHVDFATQKRTLKDSAYWYAEVIRTHGGHLSDASPFAAASGATSTGKQERKPVIESKPGARVSAAIPGGR, from the coding sequence ATGTTTGGCGAAGGATTCGTGTGGGGAGCAGGTTCGAGCTCGTACCAGATCGAGGGCGCGTTCGCGCAGGACGGGCGCGGGCTCTCGATCTGGGACACGCTGTGCCGCCGTCCGGGCGCGATCCACAATGGTGAAACGGGCGATGTCGCGTGCGACCACTACAACCGCATGAGCGAAGACGTTGCGCTGATGGGGCGCGTCGGGCTGCAGGCGTACCGGTTCAGCGTTGCTTGGCCGCGCGTGCTGCCGCTGGGCATCGGCAAGGTGAACGAAGCGGGGCTTGCGTTCTATGACCGGCTGGTGGATGCGCTGCTCGAAGCGAACATTCAGCCGTGGTTGACGCTGTATCACTGGGACCTGCCGCAGGCGCTGTTCGATCGAGGGGGCTGGCTGAGCCCGGAGATTCCGGCGTGGTTTGCGGAGTACACGCGCGTGATGGTCGATCGGCTGGGCGATCGCGTGCGGCACTGGATCACGATCAACGAGCCGCAGATCTTTGTCGGGCTCGGATACCGCGACGGCAAGCATGCGCCGGCGCTGAAACTCTCGATTCGCGAGCAGTTGACGGCGGCGCACAACGTGCTCTTGGCGCATGGGCGGTCGGTGCAGGTCATTCGCGAGCGGACGAAGAAACCGGTCCAGATCGGGTGGGCGCCGATCGGTCGTGTGGAGTATCCGATCAGCGAAACGGCGGACGAGATCGAGGCGGCGCGGCGATCGACGTTTGCGCTGCGCGAGCCGGGGTTCTGGAACAACACGTGGTTCGGCGACCCGGTGTGCCTTGGGCACTACCCGGAAGACGGTGTGAAGTTGTATCGCAAGGACATGCCGCGGATCGAGAAGGGGGACATGGAGACGATCCACCAGCCGATCGACTTCTACGGCGTGAACGTCTATTCGGGCGTGCCGGTGAAGATCGGTGCGAACGGGAATGCGGAAATCGTGCCGTGGGCACCGGGAGTGCCGACGAGCACGATGCGATGGCCGGTGGCGCCCAAAGCGCTGTACTGGGGCCCGAGATTTCTGCACGAGCGTTACAAGCTGCCGATCGTCATCACGGAAAACGGCATGGCGAACCTGGACTGGATCGCGTCCGACGGTCGCGTGCACGACCCGCAGCGGATCGACTACACGCGTTCGCACCTGCTGGAGTTTGAGCGGGCGGGAGCCGACGGCGTGCCAGTGGGCGGCTATTTCCACTGGGCGATTCTGGACAATTTCGAATGGGCTGAGGGGTATAAGGAGCGGTTCGGTCTGATCCACGTCGACTTTGCGACGCAGAAGCGAACCCTGAAGGACTCGGCGTATTGGTACGCCGAAGTGATACGTACGCATGGTGGTCATCTTTCCGATGCGAGCCCGTTTGCCGCCGCTTCCGGGGCGACGTCAACGGGGAAGCAGGAGCGAAAGCCAGTGATCGAGTCCAAGCCGGGGGCACGTGTGTCCGCGGCGATACCCGGAGGTCGATGA
- a CDS encoding DUF1559 domain-containing protein, whose product MRMKSESNQSRRFCRGFTLIELLVVIAVIALLIGILLPALGKARDSARGLKCSVNQKQVALALTAYANDYKQLFPPRLQGCEDPDSKRESIYWYDENRIGRYLPLADRSNIDLNSGAKENQSVGGGVLACPNHPFAARSYAMNFWSNCATTWEPTQPGGKVLKRTFKPGFDTLGYKYEALYGTGFDLTVNLASKTILLGEAWAPYGSMLDAGKLDTSQTFFAGADIGRGAQFTGGKYRIATRFGAPTLSNAITYPQAGWTIPPEMVGTTGVNDFKSYIPWYRHPRRYKEMTAIKGSAPFAFVDGHVESWRPEQLFEGGVTPPRSTLQILWSPKDLELDAIPSTP is encoded by the coding sequence ATGCGCATGAAGTCGGAGTCAAACCAAAGCCGGAGGTTCTGTCGAGGATTCACCTTGATCGAACTGCTCGTCGTGATCGCGGTGATCGCGCTGTTGATCGGGATTCTCTTGCCGGCACTGGGGAAGGCGAGAGATTCAGCACGCGGGCTGAAATGCTCGGTCAATCAGAAACAGGTGGCTCTCGCGCTAACGGCGTACGCGAACGACTACAAGCAGTTGTTTCCTCCGAGACTGCAAGGATGCGAAGACCCCGACTCCAAACGGGAGAGCATTTATTGGTATGACGAAAATCGAATCGGACGCTATCTTCCACTCGCCGATAGGTCCAACATCGATTTGAATAGCGGTGCCAAAGAAAATCAGTCCGTCGGCGGAGGTGTACTTGCGTGCCCCAACCATCCCTTTGCGGCACGCTCCTATGCAATGAACTTCTGGTCGAACTGCGCAACGACTTGGGAGCCGACCCAACCAGGTGGAAAGGTCCTCAAGCGAACATTCAAGCCGGGGTTTGACACGCTCGGTTACAAGTACGAGGCATTGTACGGTACTGGCTTCGACCTGACGGTGAACTTGGCGTCGAAAACCATTCTCCTCGGAGAAGCGTGGGCTCCGTACGGGTCGATGCTTGATGCAGGGAAACTCGATACTTCCCAGACTTTCTTCGCCGGCGCAGACATAGGGCGCGGAGCTCAATTCACGGGAGGAAAGTATCGAATAGCAACGCGATTTGGCGCACCGACACTATCAAACGCGATCACATATCCGCAGGCCGGCTGGACGATTCCACCGGAAATGGTTGGCACAACAGGAGTCAACGATTTCAAGAGCTATATCCCGTGGTATCGACATCCGAGGCGCTACAAGGAAATGACCGCAATCAAGGGATCCGCACCATTCGCCTTTGTCGACGGGCACGTGGAAAGTTGGCGACCGGAGCAGCTCTTCGAAGGCGGTGTAACGCCGCCGAGGAGCACGCTCCAGATTTTGTGGTCTCCGAAGGATCTTGAATTGGATGCTATTCCGTCCACACCGTGA